A region from the Musa acuminata AAA Group cultivar baxijiao chromosome BXJ1-10, Cavendish_Baxijiao_AAA, whole genome shotgun sequence genome encodes:
- the LOC135595021 gene encoding probable cinnamyl alcohol dehydrogenase 9 — MKGDDITLKVLYCGICLTDLCTIKNYWRNAKYPVVPGHEIVGVVTQVGRVVHKFKIGDKVGVGYMAGACRSCDNCRVDDENYCPKLVPVFNSFYPDGTKTYGGFADMVVVNEHFAVRVPETLPLDKVGPLLCAGTTVYTPMKQHGLDQPGKHLGVVGLGGLGHLAVKFGKAFGLRVTVISSTPDKEKDAVELLGADSFIVISNAEQMKAAAGTMDHIVSTSAGALSFSPLVALLKTHGKIIMVGTSTKPMEIPSFDLVSGGKSIVGSMIGGMKVAQEMIEFASEHRVTPEVEVVRMEDVNLAMERLEKGDVRYRFVVDVANAFHDSRGV; from the exons ATGAAAGGCGACGACATCACCTTGAAGGTACTCTACTGTGGAATTTGCCTTACCGATCTTTGCACGATCAAGAATTACTGGAGAAACGCAAAGTACCCGGTCGTCCCAGG GCACGAGATTGTAGGCGTTGTAACCCAAGTCGGGCGGGtcgttcacaagttcaagatcggCGACAAGGTCGGCGTCGGGTACATGGCCGGTGCTTGTCGCTCTTGTGACAACTGCAGAGTGGATGATGAGAACTACTGCCCCAAACTGGTTCCCGTCTTCAACAGCTTCTACCCTGATGGCACTAAAACCTACGGGGGATTCGCCGACATGGTGGTCGTCAACGAGCATTTCGCCGTCAGGGTCCCGGAGACGTTGCCCCTGGACAAGGTCGGCCCTTTGTTGTGTGCAGGCACCACCGTGTACACCCCGATGAAGCAGCATGGACTGGACCAACCGGGGAAGCATCTGGGCGTTGTGGGCCTCGGAGGGCTCGGCCACTTGGCTGTGAAGTTTGGCAAGGCTTTCGGGTTGAGAGTGACCGTGATCAGCTCAACTCCTGACAAGGAGAAGGATGCGGTGGAGCTGCTTGGAGCCGACTCGTTTATAGTCATCAGTAATGCCGAGCAGATGAAG GCTGCTGCGGGCACTATGGATCATATCGTCAGCACAAGTGCCGGTGCTCTTTCGTTCAGTCCTTTGGTCGCTTTGCTGAAGACGCACGGGAAGATAATTATGGTTGGGACATCGACCAAGCCAATGGAGATACCATCATTCGATTTGGTTTCAG GAGGCAAGAGCATCGTGGGAAGCATGATCGGCGGGATGAAGGTCGCTCAGGAGATGATAGAGTTCGCCAGCGAGCACAGGGTTACGCCGGAGGTTGAGGTGGTCAGAATGGAAGATGTGAATCTTGCGATGGAGCGGCTGGAGAAGGGCGATGTGAGATACCGGTTTGTGGTTGATGTGGCAAACGCCTTCCATGATTCTCGAGGAGTTTGA
- the LOC135595022 gene encoding protein TIFY 6A-like isoform X2, with protein METDGCDPNDPLMGNLNPSASPTFGFTREKSGWYHCTCFLVSLRRKAVICVAKHQQRPVASPPARTPTSCDPSPLLMERDFLGLNGDAAVALQVKERSRGFQDSSDSISIFTVNPAVQWPYANETAALLQVQSPNAADECKLERTTFDHFSFPGLHINPKCFPVTLSNLGRQGLKQHLTSSSATIASDCPLVSHYSTPLTGNGGATAAEDHSVRSTFLGDRSSWNTSKSFSSPSQLTIFYGGSVIVYDNVSSDMAREIMLLASSRNHAAAASTPVSLSPATTTSPRAIPLSRKASLARFVEKRKQRMINYKPYPFCDKRKDANSSAAVTRASHENSDSDSGPSSHRCQ; from the exons ATGGAAACGGACGGCTGCGATCCGAACGATCCTCTGATGGGAAATCTTAATCCCTCCGCCTCTCCAACCTTTGGCTTCACGAGGGAAAAGAGCGGGTGGTACCACTGCACGTGTTTCCTTGTCTCCCTGCGAAGGAAGGCTGTCATATGCGTAGCGAAGCATCAGCAGCGGCCTGTGGCGAGTCCTCCTGCGAGGACTCCAACGAGCTGCGATCCTTCGCCTTTGCTGATGGAGAGGGACTTTCTGGGACTAAACGGCGACGCCGCGGTGGCTCTGCAGGTGAAGGAGCGCAGCAGGGGATTCCAGGATTCATCAG ATTCAATATCGATCTTTACTGTAAATCCAGCAGTTCAGTGGCCTTACGCAAACGAAACTGCTGCTCTGCTTCAAGTTCAATCACCAAATGCTGCAGATGAATGTAAGCTGGAAAGGACGACGTTCGACCACTTCTCCTTCCCTGGTCTTCACATCAACCCAAAATGCTTTCCTGTG ACACTCTCTAATCTCGGAAGACAAGGACTGAAGCAGCACCTCACCAGTTCTTCTGCTACCATAGCTTCGGATTGTCCTCTGGTCTCGCATTACTCCACTCCACTTACCGGAAATGGAGGAGCCACTGCAGCAGAAGACCATTCTGTGAGATCCACATTTTTAGGAGACCGCTCGTCATG GAACACATCGAAGTCCTTTTCATCGCCCTCACAGCTAACCATCTTCTACGGAGGGTCAGTGATAGTGTACGACAATGTCTCATCGGATATG GCTCGTGAAATCATGTTGCTGGCCAGCAGCAGGAATCATGCAGCTGCAGCCTCAACTCCTGTGTCTTTGAGTCCTGCAACCACAACCTCGCCTAGAG CAATACCTCTGTCTCGCAAGGCATCTCTGGCACGGTTCGTGGAGAAGCGCAAGCAAAG AATGATCAACTACAAGCCTTATCCCTTCTGCGACAAGAGAAAAGATGCCAACTCGAGTGCAGCAGTCACACGTGCAAGCCATGAAAACAGTGACTCAGATAGTGGACCGTCTTCCCACAGATGCCAATAA
- the LOC135595022 gene encoding protein TIFY 6A-like isoform X3, whose amino-acid sequence METDGCDPNDPLMGNLNPSASPTFGFTREKSGWYHCTCFLVSLRRKAVICVAKHQQRPVASPPARTPTSCDPSPLLMERDFLGLNGDAAVALQVKERSRGFQDSSVQWPYANETAALLQVQSPNAADECKLERTTFDHFSFPGLHINPKCFPVVSSQTLSNLGRQGLKQHLTSSSATIASDCPLVSHYSTPLTGNGGATAAEDHSVRSTFLGDRSSWNTSKSFSSPSQLTIFYGGSVIVYDNVSSDMAREIMLLASSRNHAAAASTPVSLSPATTTSPRAIPLSRKASLARFVEKRKQRMINYKPYPFCDKRKDANSSAAVTRASHENSDSDSGPSSHRCQ is encoded by the exons ATGGAAACGGACGGCTGCGATCCGAACGATCCTCTGATGGGAAATCTTAATCCCTCCGCCTCTCCAACCTTTGGCTTCACGAGGGAAAAGAGCGGGTGGTACCACTGCACGTGTTTCCTTGTCTCCCTGCGAAGGAAGGCTGTCATATGCGTAGCGAAGCATCAGCAGCGGCCTGTGGCGAGTCCTCCTGCGAGGACTCCAACGAGCTGCGATCCTTCGCCTTTGCTGATGGAGAGGGACTTTCTGGGACTAAACGGCGACGCCGCGGTGGCTCTGCAGGTGAAGGAGCGCAGCAGGGGATTCCAGGATTCATCAG TTCAGTGGCCTTACGCAAACGAAACTGCTGCTCTGCTTCAAGTTCAATCACCAAATGCTGCAGATGAATGTAAGCTGGAAAGGACGACGTTCGACCACTTCTCCTTCCCTGGTCTTCACATCAACCCAAAATGCTTTCCTGTGGTATCCTCTCAG ACACTCTCTAATCTCGGAAGACAAGGACTGAAGCAGCACCTCACCAGTTCTTCTGCTACCATAGCTTCGGATTGTCCTCTGGTCTCGCATTACTCCACTCCACTTACCGGAAATGGAGGAGCCACTGCAGCAGAAGACCATTCTGTGAGATCCACATTTTTAGGAGACCGCTCGTCATG GAACACATCGAAGTCCTTTTCATCGCCCTCACAGCTAACCATCTTCTACGGAGGGTCAGTGATAGTGTACGACAATGTCTCATCGGATATG GCTCGTGAAATCATGTTGCTGGCCAGCAGCAGGAATCATGCAGCTGCAGCCTCAACTCCTGTGTCTTTGAGTCCTGCAACCACAACCTCGCCTAGAG CAATACCTCTGTCTCGCAAGGCATCTCTGGCACGGTTCGTGGAGAAGCGCAAGCAAAG AATGATCAACTACAAGCCTTATCCCTTCTGCGACAAGAGAAAAGATGCCAACTCGAGTGCAGCAGTCACACGTGCAAGCCATGAAAACAGTGACTCAGATAGTGGACCGTCTTCCCACAGATGCCAATAA
- the LOC135595022 gene encoding protein TIFY 6A-like isoform X1 produces the protein METDGCDPNDPLMGNLNPSASPTFGFTREKSGWYHCTCFLVSLRRKAVICVAKHQQRPVASPPARTPTSCDPSPLLMERDFLGLNGDAAVALQVKERSRGFQDSSDSISIFTVNPAVQWPYANETAALLQVQSPNAADECKLERTTFDHFSFPGLHINPKCFPVVSSQTLSNLGRQGLKQHLTSSSATIASDCPLVSHYSTPLTGNGGATAAEDHSVRSTFLGDRSSWNTSKSFSSPSQLTIFYGGSVIVYDNVSSDMAREIMLLASSRNHAAAASTPVSLSPATTTSPRAIPLSRKASLARFVEKRKQRMINYKPYPFCDKRKDANSSAAVTRASHENSDSDSGPSSHRCQ, from the exons ATGGAAACGGACGGCTGCGATCCGAACGATCCTCTGATGGGAAATCTTAATCCCTCCGCCTCTCCAACCTTTGGCTTCACGAGGGAAAAGAGCGGGTGGTACCACTGCACGTGTTTCCTTGTCTCCCTGCGAAGGAAGGCTGTCATATGCGTAGCGAAGCATCAGCAGCGGCCTGTGGCGAGTCCTCCTGCGAGGACTCCAACGAGCTGCGATCCTTCGCCTTTGCTGATGGAGAGGGACTTTCTGGGACTAAACGGCGACGCCGCGGTGGCTCTGCAGGTGAAGGAGCGCAGCAGGGGATTCCAGGATTCATCAG ATTCAATATCGATCTTTACTGTAAATCCAGCAGTTCAGTGGCCTTACGCAAACGAAACTGCTGCTCTGCTTCAAGTTCAATCACCAAATGCTGCAGATGAATGTAAGCTGGAAAGGACGACGTTCGACCACTTCTCCTTCCCTGGTCTTCACATCAACCCAAAATGCTTTCCTGTGGTATCCTCTCAG ACACTCTCTAATCTCGGAAGACAAGGACTGAAGCAGCACCTCACCAGTTCTTCTGCTACCATAGCTTCGGATTGTCCTCTGGTCTCGCATTACTCCACTCCACTTACCGGAAATGGAGGAGCCACTGCAGCAGAAGACCATTCTGTGAGATCCACATTTTTAGGAGACCGCTCGTCATG GAACACATCGAAGTCCTTTTCATCGCCCTCACAGCTAACCATCTTCTACGGAGGGTCAGTGATAGTGTACGACAATGTCTCATCGGATATG GCTCGTGAAATCATGTTGCTGGCCAGCAGCAGGAATCATGCAGCTGCAGCCTCAACTCCTGTGTCTTTGAGTCCTGCAACCACAACCTCGCCTAGAG CAATACCTCTGTCTCGCAAGGCATCTCTGGCACGGTTCGTGGAGAAGCGCAAGCAAAG AATGATCAACTACAAGCCTTATCCCTTCTGCGACAAGAGAAAAGATGCCAACTCGAGTGCAGCAGTCACACGTGCAAGCCATGAAAACAGTGACTCAGATAGTGGACCGTCTTCCCACAGATGCCAATAA